Below is a genomic region from Triticum dicoccoides isolate Atlit2015 ecotype Zavitan chromosome 5A, WEW_v2.0, whole genome shotgun sequence.
agatcaacaatgaagacataaaaAAGATATTAATCCAACTAATGGGAGCAGTCAGGGAAATTGAATATCTTCTCAAATGTCTAATTAtggttcttgttttccttggccttgGTCTCGTGGCGAAGAATTAGTGAATTATGTACTCCAACATCGTTGAATGAAATAAAAAAGCAAAGAAATGTGTTTCGGTGGCTGAATATGTGATGGAAATGGGAAAAAAGATTACTCCACTAAGTTTAGGGGATCAGTTAGAAACGGCCAACACTTAGTGGAGTAAATTTACTCCGCTAAGGTTTACTCCTCCATTTTTAGGAGATCGGTTTAGAGTTGCCCTTAGGGCATCCACACTGTGAGCATTTGTCGCCTCTATACTTGCCTCTAAGCCTATAGAGGCTGCCTCTATACACTGCGCACCTCAGTCTCTAAGCAAAAATCCTTAAGAGATGCATCTAATCTTAGCGTCCCTCTCCAACACTTTGGGCTGAAAAACACATTCAggtgtccctactacgtacttgccAGTCATAGGAATAGATGGGCTGGTTGCTATAAAAACACTGTGTTTTATTCAGCTCTGGGTCTAGCTTAAAAATTATAGTAGAGACAGTACACTGCGAAGCATTCATCTAAGCTTAGAGGCAGTTCAGCGGGTCCCAGCTTGGTTTAGAGGCAAACTTGCCTCTAAACACTGTGGATGCTCTTAGTTGGAGCAAGTACCTATAGTTTTTTACTCCACATATACACCTGCCTTTTGTCCGTTGTTGTGTGGGTTGATTCGCACAGCTGTCTTCCTACATGAACAACGCAAGCACATGGCGCGCACCAGGAGAAAGACGGGACGGAAGAGACAAATCACAGTTCGCAACCTTATATTTTATTATCATAAGCACAAAGGAAGAATGTACCAGGATCTTGAGAAGAACATGAATCATCAAGCTATGCATGTATATGTATAGTTGTACCAAAACCCTTTTTCCCTACAACACTTTTAACTTTTAACCCATCCAAACGATATCTTCTTCACCCCAGAACCCCGTTAGACAAAATGAAACAAACAGACGCAAAGAATGaccaacaaaacaaaacaaaaacgttCCTATACACACACAGAAGATCATAGCCTTCGAGTATAAACaattcttttttcttcttccttgggcACACCAACAACCACCGGTTTTACATTCCCCACCAATTATTCCATAGTAGTATAATAGTAATAAACAAAAAAAAGAACAGCAAACAATATCGTGGACGGCTGGCTCCAAACAAAGCAGGTGCCAGAGCCCCGCCGTCACCTCGTTCCGGGCCGTGTTTCGGTGTCAACCAATCATGAGATCAATCTTCCGAATCCTTCCATCCTTCTCCTTCTACTGGCAGCTCGCTAATCGCGATCGCTGACCGAAGACGCCAGCCATTCTGCACGTTGCCTCCAACAACTTGCCTGCACCGTTTTTTAATTGGAACGAGTTAAGCATAATATGATTGCTGAGCTAACAGCATGGAATGAGTGGTTCACACGTAGCGACAGCAGTGCTGCTGCACCGACGGTGGCACGCGTACGGGAGTTGGGGAATCGATGTCTGATTACGCCAATTCGCAAAAGTGATTATGTttatttttatatatataacaGACGCGCTATCAAATCAGCATCGGATGCCAGCCTATGCAATTTTCACGCGAAAGGAACTTGCATATTTTGACATCTTGTCTATGCTAGGGACATGGCAACGGCTGCAGGTAACCTAGCTTCAAAGCCTAGCACTAGAAAGAAAGAGGAGGAATAATTTTGTGTGCAAGGTGAAATGGCCTCTCATGTCGAAATCGCGGGAAAATCACAGGAGGTCGTGATTCACAGGTTATTGGGAGGTGTGCATGATATCTTCTAAATCAAGAAGCATGGCCGTCTATGAAAAGGAGTGGGCACAAGGAATGGCATATTCTTGCTCACTTAACCATAACTCATCATCGTGGGACTAAAACTCCACACCAAGTTTTGTCCAAGCCAATGTGTCCAAAGGTCCAAAACAGTCGGTCATCTGATTTCACAATGGATGCTATTTGTAGGCAATACGCATGATATACATGAACCGAGGCTGGGTCTACAAATAATGGCCCAAATCATTTCATTGGTACCTAAGGGTCTTCGCAGCAATGCCACACAAGAATTATTTATGCTAAGTTTTGATCCCTATTCCCTAACATACACGCTTAAAATTATTGGTTCCATGTACAGGATTTTAATCATGCGTCAATAATCTCAGAAAGGCACACGGGTTCGGCCCTTGCAGGTCACTCATTCCATGACCATTTGGGCCTACCATTACACCAAACTTGTGCTAAGACAGCAAGGATGTGAGTGGCCAAGGCTTGAGCATCAGGCTTTGGTCTGCTGCTTTTGGGAAAGCTATGAATTGTTGCTCATGCTCAGGGCGTGAAGAAGACACAGGCCAGAGATCTGAGCTGAGCTTGCTTGCAGAGCTAGTAACAGCATCAATCAGGAGACGGTGAACAAGACAGTGACCCACCAACACACCACACCACAGGCGTGGTGAGGTTCAGCTCAGTTATTCTACCCCAATGGTTTCTAATACTACCCTCCAAGTTTCCAGAGTTGATGCCAATGGATTTCTCAATGAAAATTCCAATGGGCTGGCCAATTGGCCATCACAAGTGTGATAAAAATCGCCGGAGTATTTAATCTGTGGCTGCATATAAAACTCCAAGGGAAATCCTCTGCAGTTTTGGGCGGTACATGACATGGCACATGATGATGGGCAGGGCAGGGCACCGACAGGGCCATGAGCAGAGGACGGCAGGACGGAACCCTAATTGCTCACCACCAACCAATCGATAGATTAACCCGCGCCGCACTCACCGGTACCCTCACCGGCAATATTCTCGCCGTCAACGGCGCAACCAGCATTGAGGTTAATCAATGGGGGCAGGTTCATCTACTACTGACCGCTAGAATCTAGGTTGTGGACTGTAAATTTTCGGTGGCAATGATGTGGCGGTACAGTACCAAGCAGGCTAGTTATGATGCTAATTTAATAATGGGGGGAGTGGGGTTCAGATCTGGGGGGTACTGACCTCGCCGGAGCTTGCTCTTCCTGGAGCCGGTGACGGCGGGCGCCTTCCTGTCCGGGGCGGACACCGGCGTGGCCGGCTTCTTGTCGTCCTCCGGCAGCAGCACGGCGTCGATGCCCTGCACCGAGATCCTgccgtcggtgtagatgtccgggtcGAAGAGGTAGGCGGAGCCCTCGCCCTGCCCGAACTTGACGGAGCCGTCCGCCTCCCGCGCCACCACCTTGTGCGGCAGCCGCAGCGTGTCGTACCGCACCTTGCCGAACCGGCGGACGGCGTTGTACATGCTCTCCTCCGTCTGGTACTCCGGGATCATGTGGTAGTACAGGATGTTCTCCGGCGACCCGGGCTCGCTCAGCTGGTCCGTGGTCAGCCGCGCCATGGCCTCGTCGTTGGGCGCCAGCACGGTCAGCACGTACCCCTCCGACACCAGCCGGCCCATCTCGGTGGCCAGCGAGGTGAGGTTGACGAGGATGTCGGCCAGCTCGTTGTACCCGCCGTAGAGGACCAGGGTCTGGATGAAGTCCTTGACCTGGCTGTGGCCGTCGAAGTGGTGCTTCCCGTTGCCCGGGCCGGGCGCGGGCGCGGGGGCGATGGAGGGGCCGGGGGCCATGGCGTCCCACACGGGGAGCACGGGGGGCGCGCCGGGGAGGACCGGCGGCGCGGGCTTCTTGAGGCGGTGCGTCCTGGGGTCTACCTCGGGCGCGCCGGTGGGGAGCACGGccgagatcgcggcgaggctgcgGCGGCGGTTGAAGTCCTCCTGCACGGAGCGGGGGACGAGGAGGCGCTCGATGCCGTGGATGACGCCGTCGGGCCTGAGCACGGCGTCGGGGCGGGTGACGGCGGCGTGGGCGACGCGCATGGATCCGttggcgccggcggcgagctcgACGTCCTCGCCGGAGAGCGTGGGGTGGGAGGCCGCGGGCCAGGAGCCCGCCGGGTGGCGCGCCGGGAGGACGTGGAAGAGGAGCAGCGTCTGGAGCGACTTGAGGTTGCGGGGCTCGAGCAGGAAGCGCTTGAACTCCGGGTCGAGGTCCCGCTCCAGCGCCTCGTTACGGGGCGCGAAGATGGTGACGTTGTGGCGGCCCACGGCGTCCTCCAGCGTCTGCAGCAGCAGCGCCTTCTCCACCAGCTCCGCCAGCTCCGTGTAGTGCGAGTCCAGCAGCGCCACCAGCACCGAGTTGGAGTTCACCCCCGCCCCGGACCCGTTGACGACCGCCGCGGCCGCCACCACCACCCCGTCGCCACCACCGCCAGCAGCGGCGGGCAATGTGGGTTCCTCCGGCCGCGCCGTCTCAGCGGCGGCGGCGCCCGCGGCCAGCGCGAGGGCGAAGAGGAGCACGGCGCCGTACGCCGGCGCACCCATGGCGGAGCGCCTCCTCTGCTCTAGCTGctctatctgctgctgctgctgcgtcgGCGGCGGAGGACGGGGATGCGTCGGCGGCGGTGGATTTGCGGTGGTGGCGAGCTGATGTTGCTGCTATTCCAGCTAGCAAGCTCCTGGGGAGGGGGGGAGAGGGGAGTAACTATATGGTGTTGGGTGGTGTGAGCTTTTCTTCCCCCTCTTTTGTTTagtgtctagagagagagagaaggagagagagcgagagacgGCCGGCCAGACAGGGAAAGAGAGAGTGAGCTTGCTTATaaccgaagagagagagagagagaggaggaggaggaagacgcggcGTAGTTGGTGGGCGGGCACAGGCTGGCCGGCGGGCCCGGCCCGAGCAAGTGTCGGTCGGTCAGTCGGTGTGCGCTGTTGCCTGGCCGCACCGCACCGCACACAACCCAAGGTTCGGTTCGGTTGGCACGTCGTCGTAAGCGGTCCGTGCCATGCCAAGCGGCGGCGACGTACGCAACTTTTTGGGCCCCGACGTGAGGTCTGCCGCCTTTCCCGCGCCTCCGCTCACGGCTCGCCCCCTCCTTTCCGCCTCCCGCGGCCACGCAGGCGAGCCCAGCGACCGGGCTTCTATTCCCGGGGACCTAGACGTGAAAAAAACTCCAGCCACCCGCTAGCTGCCCCCATCCTCcgcaagagagagagaaaaaaaaaaaaCAACCTCCGGCCATCCGCATCGATGCGATTCGGCTGGGGCGGCGCAGGGGTGGTGGTTCCGCGGCCGGGATCGCTGGGGCGCCGCCGTCCCGCGTGGGAGTCTCCCCGGTCCTGAAGATCCGTCGTCGAGGGTACCGTAGGTCCTTCCTCCACCTTCTTGTTCTGCTCCGATGCTCCTTTCTTTCCTTCCTCGTAATAATGCATTGTGGACGCTCGGCCTTAGCAATGGCGCTGATGTTTTAGGGGCGCGGCGGGCCTCTGATTCTGTGGTTTCTGCGGATTTCAGGGAGGGGTTTCGGC
It encodes:
- the LOC119303464 gene encoding fasciclin-like arabinogalactan protein 16; the protein is MGAPAYGAVLLFALALAAGAAAAETARPEEPTLPAAAGGGGDGVVVAAAAVVNGSGAGVNSNSVLVALLDSHYTELAELVEKALLLQTLEDAVGRHNVTIFAPRNEALERDLDPEFKRFLLEPRNLKSLQTLLLFHVLPARHPAGSWPAASHPTLSGEDVELAAGANGSMRVAHAAVTRPDAVLRPDGVIHGIERLLVPRSVQEDFNRRRSLAAISAVLPTGAPEVDPRTHRLKKPAPPVLPGAPPVLPVWDAMAPGPSIAPAPAPGPGNGKHHFDGHSQVKDFIQTLVLYGGYNELADILVNLTSLATEMGRLVSEGYVLTVLAPNDEAMARLTTDQLSEPGSPENILYYHMIPEYQTEESMYNAVRRFGKVRYDTLRLPHKVVAREADGSVKFGQGEGSAYLFDPDIYTDGRISVQGIDAVLLPEDDKKPATPVSAPDRKAPAVTGSRKSKLRRGKLLEATCRMAGVFGQRSRLASCQ